The window AGCAAAGCCAAAGAAATACTTGATTCTGATGACTCATGCTGTTTGTGCAGATGGTGGTGCTCATTATTAAGAACTCCTGGTTCAGCTTTTGAGGatctttttctgcaaactgGACACTTTCTtgctggtttctctctccaccAGTTCTTCAGACATTCCTTACAGAAGCTGTGGCTACATGACAGAACAACCGGATCCATAAAGACGTCCTGACAGACCGGACAGCAGAGATCCTCCTCTGatctggaagccattttgtctctGAGTGAAGCTGAAACTCAGTCAGTCAggctccctccctctctgcgTGTTTTTATTTCCGTCTTCAGCTGGATTTACTCAGATGAAGCAGTCAGTTTGTTCTGACGGTGAATCTGATCCTCTCTGTTTTAcaagctgcttcctgtttccccTCAGATGAGTCAGAGAAGGGGCGGAGCTAAAACCTGTTAGACTTCCTGTGAGAAGCTTTGTTTAAACCTGTAGCTGAGgtttttccttcctctcctaGTAAGTCTGTCTGAAGCTTCATTCAGACAGCTGAGCTTAGTAACCATGGAGAAACTAAGATGAATGTTTCTGTCGTTAATGACGGAGAGTTGTCATCTGTTGTGAGAGCAGcattatcaatcaatcaatcaatcaattaaattgtatttgtatagcacatttcagcagcaaggcatttcaaagtgctttacatcatatcaaacacaaagcaacatagaatcaacaatcaaaacatgacattaagtcaagttccatcaataaatttgtaattgattacgtttcaaatacaatcctaaccaggtgggtttttagtggagtttgcatccatagaaggttttacctgttacactcctactgtgttatatggaccaaaatacctgttgctatttttattcccactcacaatcacacagtttaaaacgatgtaaacagcattttattcTGGTGAAGCTCAGTGTGACTCATTAGTGATTAATGTTAATCAGCTGGAATAACTAACTGATCTACCAGCTGATTGGTTgatggacggacagatggacGTTTTTAGACTTTAGGAACTGAAATCATTTGTTTTAGTGAGATTCTCTGATTTGTTGTCTCCACaggtttttagttttctgtcgTGCTGCGTTCACTGTACCCTGGACATTAACAAACATTAAACCTCCCCatacaaacttcaatgtttgaAATGCTAATTTGGAAATTTATCTTCTGCAGTACCGTAACTCCTAGCTAACTCCAGACTAACTCATGGTTAACTCCAGACTAACTCCAGGCTAACTCCCGGCTAACTCCTAGCTAACTCCAGACTAACTCCCGGCTAACTCCAGACTAATTCCAGGCTAACTCCAGACTAACTCCCAGCTAACTCCGGGCTAACTCCAGACTAACTCCAGGCTAACTCCCGGCTAACTCCTAGCTAACTCCAGACTAACTCCCGGCTAACTCCAGACTAACTCCAGACTAACTCCCAGCTAACTCCCGGCTAACTCCAGACTAACTCCTAGCTAACTCCAGACTAACTCCCGGCTAACTCCAGACTAACTCCAGTCTAACTCCCGGCTAACTCCTGGCTAACTCCAGACTAACTCCTAGCTAACTCCAGACTAACTCCTGGCTAACTCCTGACTAACTCCCAGCTAACTCCCGGCTAACTCCAGGCTAACTCCCGGCTAACTCCTAGCTAACTCCAGACTAACTCCCGGCTAACTCCAGACTAACTCCCAGCTAACTCCCGGCTAACTCCAGGCTAACTCCCGGCTAACTCCAGGCTAACTCCAGACTAACTCCCGGCTAACTCCAGACTAACTCCTAGCTAACTCCAGACTAACTCCAGTCTAACTCCCGGCTAACTCCAGACTAACTCCCAGCTAACTCCCGGCTAACTCCAGACTAACTCCAGGCTAACTCCCGGCTAACTCCAGACTAACTCCTAGCTAACTCCCGGCTAACTCCAGACTAACTCCCGGCTAACTCCAGACTAACTCCTAGCTAACTCCTGGCTAACTCCAGACTAACTCCTAGCTAACTCCTGGCTAACTCCAGACTAACTCCTAGCTAACTCCAGACTAACTCCCGGCTAACTCCAGACTAACTCCAGTCTAACTCCCGGCTAACTCCAGACTAACTCCTAGCTAACTCCAGACTAACTCCAGACTAACTCTGTGCTCCTCCAGATGCTGGTGGAGGCAGACCACGTGGTTTCGGTCAGGCTGATCCTGAGGCAGCCGTCGTCcgcctggctgaccttcagctTGGAGGAGATCAAAATATTCCCCCACACGGAGCCGGTCAGTCTTTACGTTTTCCTCTCTGTATGAGTTATATATATAAGTTAAGAACAAAAAACcagatgtattattattattattattcctcttGTCTGGTTCAGGAGCCCCTGAAGGaggtttctgattggctgtctgACCTGATTCTGGTCGACCAGCTTCCTGATGTGGAGGTACGCGCTCCGTCTCAAACGGTTTGAATTCATGAGGAGACTCCTGATGGAAAGCTCTGACGGGTTTTCATCTGGTCTGTGTTCTGCTGGACGTCCTGCAGGGCCTCCCGGACCCGCACAACCGTTTCCCTCCAGCATCCAGCAGATGTGGGCTCTGACCGAGGTCATGCAGACCAACCAACCACAGCCTCCATCGGACGCTTCGATGTGAGTCCTTCGTCTCCGGTTCACTGTCAACTCCAAGTATCGATCCCTGGAAAACAAACGGAAACAACTTTccgtattaaaatgtttcactttggtaaacaaaccaaacagcCTCATGAAATCAAGGACCTTTTGAGAGGACTGTTATAAGAACATCAGAGTTACTGTAAAAACAGACCTGACTGCATGAAAATAAGAGCTGATCAGAGGTTTTCTAAACACAGATCCCTGAGGGACACCTCCCTGAAGACGCCCGGCTCGTTTACAACCTGGCAGAAACAGGAACTCTGGAAATAAACGAtcagttgtgtgtttgtgttcccTGCAGGTGGACGGATGTTACGACATCAACCTGCTGTCGCTGACGTAACGCGGCTTTCAGAGCGACACACACTTCCTGTGTGGAGGCAGAAGACCAGAGAGCCGCCTGCTGGTTTATCACTTTGTGTCATCATATCTGATCACATCACAGCACGAGACACGTAATTCAGTTTCAACGTGAGAAAAGTGAACCAAACGTTTAGAAGAATAACTCCGGATCCGGATCCCGATCCTGATCCCGATCTGATCCacttctggttttatttttacatttctttcattttttctcttaaatataaataatcttttcttcttcgtttgtttttgttttggtgttgcTAATAATTCAGacttaaagacaaataaaaatcataaaactgaTCGAGTTAAATCCATTTTTCACAGGATTAACATTTAGATCCTAAATGAGGAAAAGCCAAAATGATTCACTCATTTACATAATAATAGATTTTTGTTTCAGCATAAAATATCTAATGTTTCTCTTTTCGAGCAAATCCAGTCGACTCTtagatatttatgttttcacttTCAGGGTCAAGATGAATATTAAAATCCTCCACTGTATTGACGACATTATCGATATTTAACAGCAAATCAAGTCACTGATCTAAAGACGAAGTAATGACAAGTCTGGTGATGTCATGATGTGGGCGGAGCCACGCACAAAATGAGCTGCAGTTTGATGGAGGATGAAagtgatgaagaaaaagaagaaactttttATCCCCAGTTTTATTCAATCAgattattttgcacatttttacggTCAGGTTAGGATTACTGATTCTTTGTTTTACTCACTTCTGAAAGTTAAGAGTTTCTAACACCTGACATTTTCTATTACAGGTTTAGGCtgtaaaaatgaatggaagtcaatggaaagtccccacaaagaaagccacgtgtctgtgtgtgtgtgtgtgtgtgtgtgtgtgtctctctctctctctctgtgtgtctgtgtgtgtgtgtgtgtgtctctctctctctctctgtgtgtgtctgtgtgtgtgtgaaacacaCATTGGCTCAGATCCTCCTGTTAGCTCTGTTCTGCCCGTCCAGCAGTCGGCATTTGTCTGTCGATTCGGTGGAATCTGAAACTCGACGATTCATTCTGCAGAATTCTgaatgaaaccaaaataaaggttttattttttcttttggccaGAAAACACAGTTACTAGATTCACTAAAGTAATCGGATCCATGCGATTTGCTTTGCCAGCAGAAGCAGAAGGTGTTGGGGAGTTCAGCTTGTTCTGAGTTCAAAGGTCACCGTGACATCACAGTTTGCTTcctgaagctcctcctcctcctgctgctcgaACCGAACCGGGTCAATGCAGAGCATTCTGCTCTCATCTTCCAGTCCATCATGGCTGGAGGCCCAACAGACGCAGACAGATCCAGATTTCCTGACTGGATTTTTCTGAACTTGTCGTTTTGTGTTCAGTTGCTGCTGATGGAGACGATCAACATGTCAGCAGTTTAGACGTCGGTGTTGTTTCCTCTTGACAGAAGACGTGTCAGGAACGCCAGCCGCTCTCCGTCTGAAGCTGAATTGGTTTTCTTGCGGTGAAGCTTTGTCTCTTTCTCATTAAGTCCTGCAGTCGTTTCTCCTTCTCCTCGTCTCCCTGCCCTCCTCGCTCGCTTTGATTTGATCTTTCTATCATCTCATCACTCGACTCGCTGAGCGATGCACCTCAGAGTCATGAATCATTTATTCAGATGAGTCTGAGACAGCCGTGTCACCGGCCGCTGCAACACCGACAGGAAGAAAAAAGCAGCTTCATGCTGTGACTGGAATAACTGAAGAGACGAGTTTCACTCAGAGCAGAAACTTTATTATCTTCTGGACGAAATGCCAGGATGTTCTCTGTGAAGGGGCAGTTATTGTTGTcaacaaaagcaggaagcaacgactttccatccatccattaatcctCAGgaacacattttgtcacgtctGACTTTAACCAGTTTCATTCATTTCCTGGATTCAAAGCATTGATCACTGAATGGAGTCAGATTTCTGTTCCGTCGAGTTTTGGTGATTTGTAGGTTTTTATTGTcgactgaaatattttatgtagcgtatatttatgcacattttaatgcaacattgaTTTGTGTGCATGCCAATTTgtccaacagtctctgagttcacAACGTTTAGACGTGAAGCTTCCCAACATTTCCTGGGATTGTCCAACAAACTACAGACCAGGAACAAATTACTGCAGTTAAACTTCATACTGTTGAATGTTTGAGTAAAGATTCAGTTCAAAACCTAAAGAACTTCTCcctggtttttatttgtagttatGACCATTTCAGAACCACCAGCACCATCTGTGAGCTGCTGTGAATAAAACAGATTCTGACCCTAAAATCTTGTGACGGACCTGAAGCAGCCGATCCGATCTGGACCAATCAGAACAATCCTGATAATCCTGAATCTCTGCAGAAACCACCGGATTTAAACCAGATGCTGTTTGGAGGTGATGGACTCCAACCCAGGTGTTTTCTGAAACAGGTGAGCTCCATCAGTACAACCTCAGCAACATGACTGCTGTTCCAGATGCCGCCAGCAGAGGGCGTCTCCGCTGAACTCtgcaaaggttttcttcttctaaacACGAATTTAATGTGAATTTATTCTGGGGaggatattattattattattattattattattattattattattattattatttatttgataaaaatgtgtaaGCAGCTCTCAGGTAACAAGCAATGTGAGTGAAACCCTTGATGTTGATGATTCTGTCTGACGGCTGCagtgaagatgaagatgatgaagatggaATCTGTGAaacggaccggaccggaccggaccggaccggtgAACCCGCTAAGTGACTCGGATGCAGAAGAACCTCCAGAACCGAATCAGttcaaactgtttattttttaaatcaaatattcatGAGACTCTGATTTATGTTATTTCATTCTTCCAGGTATTGATCACACAGTAAGAACTGAGTCTGATTCTCTCCTGTTGCTGCAGATGGAGCTGATTTCCGGGGGTCACCACACGGTGGCGCTGCTACTCCTCACATCAGACCTGCGCTCCAACATTCCTCCACATTTCAGCAACCAGCTTCATCCTGAGATCCAG is drawn from Xiphophorus hellerii strain 12219 chromosome 15, Xiphophorus_hellerii-4.1, whole genome shotgun sequence and contains these coding sequences:
- the LOC116733856 gene encoding LOW QUALITY PROTEIN: nicolin-1-like (The sequence of the model RefSeq protein was modified relative to this genomic sequence to represent the inferred CDS: inserted 1 base in 1 codon; deleted 2 bases in 1 codon), whose product is MLVEADHVVSVRLILRQPSSAWLTFSLEEIKIFPHTEPEPLKEVSDWLSDLILVDQLPDVEGLPDPHNFPSSIQQMWALTEVMQTNXTTASIGRFDVDGCYDINLLSLT